Proteins encoded together in one Coffea arabica cultivar ET-39 chromosome 2c, Coffea Arabica ET-39 HiFi, whole genome shotgun sequence window:
- the LOC113725888 gene encoding receptor-like serine/threonine-protein kinase SD1-8 isoform X2 yields MSCIIIKPHFFQNFLFFGSLALFVTNFAVAFDVLTSTEPLTKDQTLVSSGENFELGFFRPGDSNKWYVGIWYKKILTSKTIVWVANRDNPLTNSSGLLKIGDDGNIQILDQAANTIWSSNLSRVGNTVAQLLDSGNFILRYTDDADPENYLWQSFDHPTDTLLPGMKLGWDAKTGLNRYLTSWKNADNPSSGDYSFVLDIHGFPECFLMNKGNKSYRSGPWNGLRFSGVPEMKASSPVMTFLFVNTKDEVYYSFELHNASLYSRLVVSFTGSLQRFTWIDDSKIWNLFWYARKDQCDAYKECGNYGVCDTNASPVCKCLQGFEPRNPQAWNLRDGSDGCVRKHKLDCRNDGFLSLHNMKLPESSSTLVVSGMSLADCETMCRKNCSCTAYANSNLTAGGSGCAIWATDLLDMRLYAADEGGQDLYVRVAASDLDQAGNVGSGNDSDKKTRIIIATAIAAGSRERSQDLLLKAAVIPSKRDHSGESTTEELELPLFDFSTITLATDNFSEKNKLGQGGFGCVYKGMLVEDQEVAVKRLSKNSGQGIEEFKNEVRLIARLQHRNLVRLLGCCINMEEKILIYEYMENKSLDSILFNKERSSLLHWQRRFNIICGIARGLLYLHQDSRFRIIHRDLKASNILLDKEMNPKISDFGMARIFGGDETEANTRRVVGTYGYMSPEYAMDGVFSIKSDVFSFGVLVLEIVSGKKNRGFYHMNNQLNLLAHAWKLWREGRGLELMDSAAGELYSTVDVMRCIHVGLLCVQEHAEDRPNMGTVVLMLSSESASLPQPKHPGFCLGRRPHDTTSSSSRQDESCTVNQLTVTILDGR; encoded by the exons ATGAGCTGCATCATCATCAAGCCtcatttcttccaaaatttcctcTTCTTCGGCTCTTTAGCCCTGTTTGTTACAAACTTTGCCGTAGCTTTTGACGTCCTAACTTCAACAGAGCCCCTGACCAAAGACCAAACGTTAGTTTCATCcggtgaaaattttgaattaggcTTCTTCAGACCTGGAGATTCAAACAAATGGTATGTTGGAATATGGTACAAGAAGATACTAACGAGCAAGACCATTGTTTGGGTAGCAAACAGAGACAATCCTCTGACAAACTCATCTGGGCTGTTGAAGATTGGTGATGATGGCAACATCCAAATTCTTGATCAAGCTGCAAATACAATATGGTCCTCAAATCTATCCAGGGTAGGCAACACTGTAGCACAGCTGCTAGACTCTGGAAATTTCATACTACGTTACACAGACGACGCTGATCCTGAAAATTATCTCTGGCAAAGCTTTGATCACCCCACTGATACATTGTTACCTGGGATGAAGCTCGGGTGGGACGCGAAAACTGGCCTAAACAGATACTTGACATCGTGGAAAAATGCCGATAATCCATCTTCAGGTGACTACAGTTTTGTGCTTGATATTCATGGGTTCCCTGAATGTTTCTTGATGAATAAAGGCAACAAATCGTACCGCAGCGGACCCTGGAATGGCCTCAGATTTAGCGGTGTCCCAGAAATGAAGGCCAGTAGTCCTGTCATGACCTTTTTATTTGTGAACACTAAAGACGAGGTATATTACTCATTCGAGTTGCATAATGCATCATTGTATTCAAGATTGGTTGTGTCTTTTACTGGAAGTCTTCAGAGATTTACTTGGATAGATGATAGCAAAATATGGAACCTTTTTTGGTACGCCAGAAAAGATCAGTGCGACGCCTACAAAGAATGTGGAAATTATGGTGTATGTGACACAAATGCTTCGCCAGTTTGCAAGTGTCTGCAGGGATTTGAGCCCAGAAATCCACAGGCTTGGAATCTGAGAGATGGATCCGATGGATGTGTCAGGAAGCATAAATTGGATTGTAGGAATGACGGGTTTTTGTCGTTGCATAACATGAAATTGCCGGAGAGTTCTAGCACGCTTGTGGTCTCCGGCATGAGTTTAGCCGACTGTGAAACGATGTGCCGGAAAAATTGTTCTTGTACGGCTTACGCTAATTCGAATCTTACAGCTGGTGGTTCTGGATGTGCTATTTGGGCCACGGACCTTCTTGATATGAGGCTGTATGCGGCGGATGAAGGTGGCCAAGATCTATATGTTCGGGTGGCAGCTTCAGATTTAG ATCAGGCTGGTAATGTTGGCTCTGGAAATGACTCTGACAAGAAAACTAGGATCATCATTGCGACAGCCATAGCAGCCG GTTCACGCGAAAGAAGTCAAGATCTTCTGTTGAAAGCAGCAGTTATTCCCAGTAAAAGGGATCATTCTGGTGAAAGCACCACTGAGGAACTTGAGCTTCCATTATTTGATTTTAGCACCATAACATTGGCTACAGACAACTTCTCTGAAAAGAATAAGCTAGGACAAGGTGGATTTGGTTGTGTTTATAAG GGTATGTTGGTTGAAGATCAAGAAGTAGCAGTGAAAAGGCTCTCCAAGAACTCGGGGCAAGGAATAGAAGAATTCAAAAACGAAGTTAGATTGATCGCTAGGCTTCAGCACAGAAATTTAGTTCGCCTTTTAGGTTGTTGCATCAACATGGAAGAGAAGATTCTCATTTACGAATATATGGAAAATAAGAGCCTGGATTCAATCTTGTTTA ATAAAGAGAGAAGCTCGTTGCTCCATTGGCAAAGGCGTTTCAACATCATTTGTGGGATTGCTCGGGGGCTTCTTTACCTACACCAAGACTCACGGTTCAGAATTATTCATAGAGACCTCAAAGCAAGCAATATTCTCCTTGACAAAGAAATGAAccccaaaatttcagattttggcATGGCAAGAATTTTTGGAGGAGATGAGACAGAAGCAAACACAAGAAGAGTAGTTGGAACATA cggTTACATGTCCCCAGAATACGCAATGGATGGCGTCTTCTCTATTAAATCTGACGTTTTCAGTTTTGGAGTTCTAGTCTTGGAGATAGTGAGTGGTAAGAAGAACAGAGGATTCTACCATATGAACAACCAACTCAATCTTCTTGCACAT GCTTGGAAGCTGTGGAGGGAAGGCAGAGGATTAGAACTAATGGATTCAGCAGCAGGTGAACTGTATTCCACTGTTGACGTAATGAGATGCATACATGTGGGTCTACTTTGCGTGCAGGAGCATGCAGAAGATAGACCGAACATGGGAACTGTGGTTCTGATGTTAAGCAGTGAAAGTGCATCACTGCCCCAGCCTAAACACCCCGGATTTTGCCTTGGAAGAAGGCCCCATGATACAACTTCATCTTCAAGTAGACAAGATGAATCTTGCACTGTAAACCAACTTACGGTAACTATCCTTGATGGCCGGTAG
- the LOC113725888 gene encoding receptor-like serine/threonine-protein kinase SD1-8 isoform X1 has product MSCIIIKPHFFQNFLFFGSLALFVTNFAVAFDVLTSTEPLTKDQTLVSSGENFELGFFRPGDSNKWYVGIWYKKILTSKTIVWVANRDNPLTNSSGLLKIGDDGNIQILDQAANTIWSSNLSRVGNTVAQLLDSGNFILRYTDDADPENYLWQSFDHPTDTLLPGMKLGWDAKTGLNRYLTSWKNADNPSSGDYSFVLDIHGFPECFLMNKGNKSYRSGPWNGLRFSGVPEMKASSPVMTFLFVNTKDEVYYSFELHNASLYSRLVVSFTGSLQRFTWIDDSKIWNLFWYARKDQCDAYKECGNYGVCDTNASPVCKCLQGFEPRNPQAWNLRDGSDGCVRKHKLDCRNDGFLSLHNMKLPESSSTLVVSGMSLADCETMCRKNCSCTAYANSNLTAGGSGCAIWATDLLDMRLYAADEGGQDLYVRVAASDLDQAGNVGSGNDSDKKTRIIIATAIAAGILLMLSVVGIIFVWKRKSQHVQKSIIDHRGSRERSQDLLLKAAVIPSKRDHSGESTTEELELPLFDFSTITLATDNFSEKNKLGQGGFGCVYKGMLVEDQEVAVKRLSKNSGQGIEEFKNEVRLIARLQHRNLVRLLGCCINMEEKILIYEYMENKSLDSILFNKERSSLLHWQRRFNIICGIARGLLYLHQDSRFRIIHRDLKASNILLDKEMNPKISDFGMARIFGGDETEANTRRVVGTYGYMSPEYAMDGVFSIKSDVFSFGVLVLEIVSGKKNRGFYHMNNQLNLLAHAWKLWREGRGLELMDSAAGELYSTVDVMRCIHVGLLCVQEHAEDRPNMGTVVLMLSSESASLPQPKHPGFCLGRRPHDTTSSSSRQDESCTVNQLTVTILDGR; this is encoded by the exons ATGAGCTGCATCATCATCAAGCCtcatttcttccaaaatttcctcTTCTTCGGCTCTTTAGCCCTGTTTGTTACAAACTTTGCCGTAGCTTTTGACGTCCTAACTTCAACAGAGCCCCTGACCAAAGACCAAACGTTAGTTTCATCcggtgaaaattttgaattaggcTTCTTCAGACCTGGAGATTCAAACAAATGGTATGTTGGAATATGGTACAAGAAGATACTAACGAGCAAGACCATTGTTTGGGTAGCAAACAGAGACAATCCTCTGACAAACTCATCTGGGCTGTTGAAGATTGGTGATGATGGCAACATCCAAATTCTTGATCAAGCTGCAAATACAATATGGTCCTCAAATCTATCCAGGGTAGGCAACACTGTAGCACAGCTGCTAGACTCTGGAAATTTCATACTACGTTACACAGACGACGCTGATCCTGAAAATTATCTCTGGCAAAGCTTTGATCACCCCACTGATACATTGTTACCTGGGATGAAGCTCGGGTGGGACGCGAAAACTGGCCTAAACAGATACTTGACATCGTGGAAAAATGCCGATAATCCATCTTCAGGTGACTACAGTTTTGTGCTTGATATTCATGGGTTCCCTGAATGTTTCTTGATGAATAAAGGCAACAAATCGTACCGCAGCGGACCCTGGAATGGCCTCAGATTTAGCGGTGTCCCAGAAATGAAGGCCAGTAGTCCTGTCATGACCTTTTTATTTGTGAACACTAAAGACGAGGTATATTACTCATTCGAGTTGCATAATGCATCATTGTATTCAAGATTGGTTGTGTCTTTTACTGGAAGTCTTCAGAGATTTACTTGGATAGATGATAGCAAAATATGGAACCTTTTTTGGTACGCCAGAAAAGATCAGTGCGACGCCTACAAAGAATGTGGAAATTATGGTGTATGTGACACAAATGCTTCGCCAGTTTGCAAGTGTCTGCAGGGATTTGAGCCCAGAAATCCACAGGCTTGGAATCTGAGAGATGGATCCGATGGATGTGTCAGGAAGCATAAATTGGATTGTAGGAATGACGGGTTTTTGTCGTTGCATAACATGAAATTGCCGGAGAGTTCTAGCACGCTTGTGGTCTCCGGCATGAGTTTAGCCGACTGTGAAACGATGTGCCGGAAAAATTGTTCTTGTACGGCTTACGCTAATTCGAATCTTACAGCTGGTGGTTCTGGATGTGCTATTTGGGCCACGGACCTTCTTGATATGAGGCTGTATGCGGCGGATGAAGGTGGCCAAGATCTATATGTTCGGGTGGCAGCTTCAGATTTAG ATCAGGCTGGTAATGTTGGCTCTGGAAATGACTCTGACAAGAAAACTAGGATCATCATTGCGACAGCCATAGCAGCCGGTATTCTTCTTATGCTCTCAGTAGTAGGTATAATTTTTGTTTGGAAGAGGAAATCGCAACATGTCCAAAAGAGCATTATAGATCATAGAG GTTCACGCGAAAGAAGTCAAGATCTTCTGTTGAAAGCAGCAGTTATTCCCAGTAAAAGGGATCATTCTGGTGAAAGCACCACTGAGGAACTTGAGCTTCCATTATTTGATTTTAGCACCATAACATTGGCTACAGACAACTTCTCTGAAAAGAATAAGCTAGGACAAGGTGGATTTGGTTGTGTTTATAAG GGTATGTTGGTTGAAGATCAAGAAGTAGCAGTGAAAAGGCTCTCCAAGAACTCGGGGCAAGGAATAGAAGAATTCAAAAACGAAGTTAGATTGATCGCTAGGCTTCAGCACAGAAATTTAGTTCGCCTTTTAGGTTGTTGCATCAACATGGAAGAGAAGATTCTCATTTACGAATATATGGAAAATAAGAGCCTGGATTCAATCTTGTTTA ATAAAGAGAGAAGCTCGTTGCTCCATTGGCAAAGGCGTTTCAACATCATTTGTGGGATTGCTCGGGGGCTTCTTTACCTACACCAAGACTCACGGTTCAGAATTATTCATAGAGACCTCAAAGCAAGCAATATTCTCCTTGACAAAGAAATGAAccccaaaatttcagattttggcATGGCAAGAATTTTTGGAGGAGATGAGACAGAAGCAAACACAAGAAGAGTAGTTGGAACATA cggTTACATGTCCCCAGAATACGCAATGGATGGCGTCTTCTCTATTAAATCTGACGTTTTCAGTTTTGGAGTTCTAGTCTTGGAGATAGTGAGTGGTAAGAAGAACAGAGGATTCTACCATATGAACAACCAACTCAATCTTCTTGCACAT GCTTGGAAGCTGTGGAGGGAAGGCAGAGGATTAGAACTAATGGATTCAGCAGCAGGTGAACTGTATTCCACTGTTGACGTAATGAGATGCATACATGTGGGTCTACTTTGCGTGCAGGAGCATGCAGAAGATAGACCGAACATGGGAACTGTGGTTCTGATGTTAAGCAGTGAAAGTGCATCACTGCCCCAGCCTAAACACCCCGGATTTTGCCTTGGAAGAAGGCCCCATGATACAACTTCATCTTCAAGTAGACAAGATGAATCTTGCACTGTAAACCAACTTACGGTAACTATCCTTGATGGCCGGTAG